The Micrococcales bacterium genome includes a region encoding these proteins:
- a CDS encoding YciI family protein → MSYFAVIYRYCDDAAKLEQNRPAHRAWLGQMFDQGRLKLAGPLTGAAPRAGLLLVEATDLAEAEAMVDQDPVCRDGLVASRD, encoded by the coding sequence GTGAGCTACTTCGCCGTGATCTACCGCTACTGCGACGACGCCGCCAAGTTGGAGCAGAACCGGCCAGCCCACCGGGCCTGGCTGGGCCAGATGTTCGACCAGGGTCGGCTCAAGCTGGCCGGACCATTGACAGGCGCCGCCCCCCGTGCCGGCCTGCTGCTGGTCGAGGCCACCGATTTGGCCGAGGCCGAGGCCATGGTAGATCAGGACCCTGTATGCCGTGACGGGCTCGTTGCCTCTCGCGACTGA